One region of Intestinimonas massiliensis (ex Afouda et al. 2020) genomic DNA includes:
- a CDS encoding DUF4315 family protein — MANTKLDRIERDIEKTRAKILEQQKKLKDLEAQKTEEENAQIVQMVKAVHLDGTQLAAFLSAYASGEITLPQPEAAYPTEQEDSDDEE, encoded by the coding sequence ATGGCAAATACGAAACTTGACCGTATCGAAAGGGATATTGAGAAAACGAGGGCGAAAATCCTTGAACAGCAAAAGAAGCTGAAAGACCTTGAAGCGCAGAAAACCGAGGAAGAAAACGCGCAGATCGTGCAAATGGTAAAGGCGGTACACCTTGACGGGACGCAGCTTGCCGCGTTCCTTTCCGCTTACGCCAGCGGCGAAATCACCTTGCCGCAGCCGGAAGCGGCCTACCCTACCGAACAGGAGGACAGCGACGATGAAGAATAA
- a CDS encoding DUF4366 domain-containing protein gives MKNKNLIRTFTVLLAALVVMCGFSVTAYAGGGDESDLPPTPVTEETPAPETEPEETTGGYEPQPLTPDGNMSLVDDISGEASGDKQFITVVTKSGNYFYIIIDRAEDGENTVHFLNQVDEADLTALMEDGQTEAPVCSCTEKCIAGSVNTDCPVCSVNMGECAGVEAEPEPEETEQPQEEEKGGGMGILLVVLLVAAAGGGAFYYFKILKPKKDAAKGGSSLDDLDFDEDDEETEEVETEQTEQEDEHL, from the coding sequence ATGAAGAATAAAAATCTAATCCGAACGTTTACCGTACTGCTTGCCGCGCTGGTTGTCATGTGCGGCTTTTCTGTTACCGCATACGCGGGCGGCGGCGATGAAAGCGACTTGCCGCCTACCCCCGTAACCGAGGAAACGCCCGCGCCGGAAACCGAGCCGGAGGAAACGACGGGCGGCTATGAGCCGCAGCCCCTTACCCCTGACGGGAATATGTCCCTTGTGGACGATATTTCGGGGGAAGCGTCCGGCGACAAGCAGTTTATCACCGTCGTTACCAAAAGCGGCAACTATTTTTACATCATCATTGACCGCGCCGAGGACGGGGAAAACACCGTCCATTTCCTTAACCAGGTGGACGAAGCGGATTTAACCGCCCTTATGGAGGACGGGCAGACCGAAGCCCCCGTTTGTAGCTGCACCGAAAAATGTATTGCCGGAAGCGTCAACACCGATTGCCCGGTTTGCAGCGTCAACATGGGCGAGTGCGCAGGTGTGGAAGCCGAGCCGGAGCCGGAAGAAACCGAGCAGCCGCAGGAGGAAGAAAAAGGCGGCGGCATGGGTATTCTGCTTGTCGTGCTGCTTGTTGCCGCAGCGGGCGGCGGCGCGTTCTACTACTTTAAGATTTTGAAGCCCAAAAAGGACGCGGCAAAAGGCGGCAGCAGCCTTGACGACCTTGATTTTGACGAGGACGACGAGGAAACGGAAGAAGTCGAAACCGAACAGACCGAGCAGGAGGACGAACATCTATGA
- a CDS encoding type IA DNA topoisomerase: MKLVIAEKPSVGAAIAAVLGAAEKRSGYFEGSGYLVSWCIGHLISLADAATYNEQYRKWKYDDLPIVPQEWQFVIASGKEQQFSILKDLMHRSDVTEIVNACDSGREGELIFRFVYEQANCKKPFSRLWISSMEESAIREGFSNLKDGRGYDNLYQSALCRAKADWLIGINATRLFSILYHKTLNVGRVQTPTLAMLVNRDYAISSFKKEKYHVVRLDVGGVAALSQRQDDEAAARQMKAACEKSQAVCTSLKKEKKTAAPPKLFDLTSLQREANRLYGFTAKQTLDYAQALYEKRLLTYPRTDSKYITSDMEGSTKELITGLCSLLPFMQGVKLQADLTGICDNSKVTDHHAILPTAEFLKNGFAPLAESEKKLMTLVCAKLLCAVAAPYKYEAVTAVFTCGGYAFTAKGKTTLCEGWREIERLSRAASGEQDEDAEPEAVLPPLTEGQTFDNPTAEISERYTQPPKAFTEDTLLSAMESAGKEETPEDAERKGLGTTATRAGIIEKLISAGFAERKGKKLIPTKDGYNLVAILPESLTSPQLTAEWETRLTGIAKGSDSPDDFMRGIEEMTAGLVKTYSAISEDKAKLFTPQREAIGTCPRCGATVYEGKKNFYCSDRACSFVMWKNDRFFEQRKKAFTKAIAAALLKDGKVKIKGMYSTKTGKTFDGVVLLADTGGKYVNFRVEQNRK, from the coding sequence ATGAAACTTGTAATTGCAGAAAAACCGAGCGTCGGGGCGGCGATTGCCGCCGTACTTGGCGCGGCTGAAAAGCGCAGCGGATATTTTGAGGGCAGCGGCTACCTTGTGTCGTGGTGTATCGGGCATTTGATTAGCCTTGCGGACGCGGCCACCTACAACGAGCAGTACCGAAAATGGAAGTATGACGATCTCCCCATTGTCCCGCAGGAGTGGCAGTTTGTTATTGCCAGCGGCAAGGAGCAGCAGTTTTCCATTCTCAAAGACCTTATGCACCGCAGCGACGTTACCGAGATTGTCAACGCTTGCGACAGCGGGCGCGAGGGGGAACTCATTTTCCGCTTTGTCTATGAACAGGCAAATTGCAAAAAGCCCTTTTCCCGCCTTTGGATTAGCAGCATGGAGGAAAGCGCAATCCGCGAGGGCTTTTCAAACCTCAAAGACGGGCGCGGCTATGATAACCTCTATCAATCCGCGCTTTGCAGAGCAAAGGCCGATTGGCTCATTGGCATTAACGCGACCCGCCTTTTCTCTATCCTCTATCACAAAACGCTGAATGTCGGCAGAGTGCAAACGCCCACCCTTGCTATGCTGGTAAACCGCGACTATGCGATTAGCAGCTTTAAGAAAGAGAAATATCATGTCGTCCGGCTGGACGTTGGCGGCGTTGCCGCCCTTTCACAGCGGCAGGACGACGAAGCAGCGGCGCGGCAGATGAAAGCGGCTTGCGAGAAATCGCAGGCCGTTTGTACTTCCCTCAAAAAAGAGAAAAAGACCGCAGCCCCGCCGAAATTATTTGACCTTACTTCCTTGCAACGGGAAGCAAACCGCCTGTATGGGTTTACGGCGAAACAGACCCTTGACTATGCGCAAGCCCTCTATGAAAAGCGGCTTTTGACCTATCCCCGCACCGACAGCAAATATATCACTTCCGATATGGAGGGCAGCACAAAGGAACTCATTACCGGGCTTTGTTCTCTGCTTCCCTTTATGCAGGGCGTGAAGCTGCAAGCCGACCTTACAGGGATTTGCGACAACAGCAAAGTAACCGACCATCACGCCATTTTGCCGACAGCGGAGTTTTTGAAAAACGGTTTTGCGCCCCTTGCCGAGAGCGAGAAAAAGCTAATGACCCTTGTATGCGCGAAACTGCTTTGCGCCGTTGCCGCGCCCTATAAGTATGAAGCAGTTACGGCGGTTTTCACTTGCGGCGGCTATGCCTTTACCGCAAAGGGCAAAACGACGCTTTGCGAGGGTTGGCGCGAGATTGAAAGGCTATCCCGCGCCGCGTCCGGGGAACAGGACGAGGACGCAGAGCCGGAAGCGGTTTTGCCCCCTCTTACCGAGGGACAGACCTTTGACAATCCGACAGCGGAGATCTCCGAGCGTTACACGCAGCCCCCAAAGGCATTTACCGAAGATACGTTGCTTTCGGCTATGGAGAGCGCGGGCAAGGAGGAAACGCCGGAGGACGCGGAGCGCAAGGGATTAGGCACCACCGCGACGCGGGCGGGTATCATTGAAAAACTCATTTCAGCGGGCTTTGCCGAGCGCAAGGGCAAGAAGCTAATCCCCACAAAGGACGGGTATAACCTTGTCGCCATTCTGCCCGAAAGCCTTACGTCCCCGCAGCTTACGGCAGAATGGGAAACGCGCCTTACCGGGATTGCAAAGGGCAGCGACAGCCCGGACGATTTCATGCGCGGGATTGAGGAAATGACAGCGGGGCTTGTCAAAACCTATTCCGCGATTTCCGAGGATAAAGCGAAGCTGTTTACCCCGCAGCGGGAAGCAATCGGCACTTGTCCCCGTTGCGGCGCGACGGTTTACGAAGGCAAGAAAAACTTTTATTGTTCCGACAGGGCTTGCAGCTTTGTGATGTGGAAGAATGACCGCTTTTTTGAGCAGCGCAAAAAGGCTTTCACGAAGGCGATTGCCGCCGCCCTTTTGAAAGACGGAAAGGTAAAAATCAAGGGTATGTACTCCACCAAGACAGGAAAGACCTTTGACGGCGTTGTGCTGCTTGCCGACACAGGCGGCAAGTATGTAAACTTCCGCGTCGAGCAGAACCGAAAATGA
- a CDS encoding cysteine-rich VLP domain-containing protein, translating to MIRLDEKQYRAVKKMTRAACANNDCGNCLLLDDGETCVCVQSISYSLLCRYFREAVLPADRQLCEQITRSGETDLKRCAVCGSTFAAGSNRAKYCPDCAVKIRRRQKAQSERNRRLRSKTTT from the coding sequence ATGATTAGGCTTGATGAAAAGCAATACCGCGCCGTAAAGAAAATGACCCGCGCCGCTTGTGCAAACAACGATTGCGGGAATTGTCTGCTGCTGGACGACGGGGAAACTTGCGTTTGTGTGCAGAGTATCAGCTATTCGCTGCTATGCCGTTATTTCCGCGAAGCGGTATTACCCGCCGACAGGCAGCTATGCGAACAGATCACCCGCAGCGGGGAAACCGATTTGAAGCGTTGCGCGGTATGCGGCAGCACGTTTGCAGCGGGCAGCAACCGGGCGAAATACTGCCCCGATTGCGCGGTAAAGATACGCCGCAGACAGAAAGCCCAAAGCGAGAGAAACAGGCGTTTGCGGAGTAAAACAACTACATAG
- a CDS encoding YodL domain-containing protein — translation MPYSSYDHDKLEAAETMRIDRRIYFEAKDGDIAPYTSLPIAQLLSMREESAAAEQAVFDDLARRAAAWEEQAGKTLLLDKALEYVRTPHVQHTANEWRENEYNRHTRSNRVYQMNYYIYENTRYDREKQQSVPYSYSLTWGVYTNSPNRNGQAKIAGQDRKVFPDKAAMEKYLNGRIKAYDRLFTEISPPIPQEYAEYFKVNGQLMPDYTIEGEEPPQQQQAAAIPEATVQEKEREHMDGQFSIMIGNRSRFEAGDPSGYWLDMPATKEQLHEAMQSVGITADNPQDFSIRGYSDDPEKHIALPYEMVCAADVDELNFLAARLEQLDPAEVGKLNAALQQKNGLANIGQVIDFTYNVDFYVHIPEVHTHRDLGDYYLNQSGMVQMPEEWKGGIDLTTFGRNAAAQEKGAFTEYGYIVESGDEWERQFEGREVPEEYKIMSYPQPERGEQDKAFMDAAETQQAAGQTDEPQQPRPVVPIILTSEKPGDKVKEITARLEQGVQAIFDSDRYKEFLTAMSKFHDYSLNNTILIAMQGGNLVMGFRQWEKEFDRHVKKGEKGIKIFAPAPYKVKKLVDKIDPETRKPMLDREGKAIKEEKEITVPAFKVITVFDISQTEGKEFPDLSVKPLLADVEQYEDFFAALEKASPVPIAFEQITNGANGYFSLTDKRIAIKEGVSELQAVKTAIHEIAHAKLHDVDLNAPPEQQNRVDRHTREVEAESVAYTVCQHFGLDTSDYSFGYVAGWSSGKEMTELKASLETIQATAKELITEIEGHFTELQQQRQAEQEQGDTFSIFQLKRGDETRDLRFEPYDRLQATGHTVDRANYELVYTAPLTKDMTLGGIWEKFNIDHPADFKGHSLSVSDIVVLHQNGEDTAHYVDSIGFQQVPEFLQEQQTPIFDKLPPEQQQALSDTVKDTLQILVDADKRIYGDVTGKTLEAIAAQGYSYKDGQLEKQQPEATPESLMTGETVRTPRGNFHITDMSREQIEAAGFGFHHASEDGKYLIMGNSTQAFAIAAEQPQRDNPLKHVEDTIEQNDNNFDGLINNTPQAPTVADLEQRAKAGEAISVTDLAKAVKAEKREQPQKKPSILKKLDEYKKQAAQQPKDKQKEHKKDLEV, via the coding sequence ATGCCGTATTCCTCATACGACCATGACAAATTAGAAGCCGCCGAAACCATGCGGATAGACCGCCGGATATATTTTGAAGCAAAGGACGGGGATATTGCCCCCTATACTTCCTTGCCGATTGCGCAGTTACTTTCCATGCGCGAGGAAAGCGCGGCAGCGGAACAGGCGGTTTTTGACGACCTTGCAAGACGCGCCGCTGCATGGGAAGAACAGGCGGGAAAAACGCTTTTGCTCGACAAAGCACTTGAATATGTGAGAACGCCGCACGTCCAGCACACCGCTAACGAGTGGCGGGAAAACGAGTATAACCGCCATACCCGCAGCAACCGGGTCTATCAGATGAATTACTACATTTACGAGAATACCCGATACGACCGGGAAAAGCAGCAAAGCGTCCCGTATTCCTATTCCCTTACATGGGGCGTTTACACCAACAGCCCGAACAGGAACGGGCAAGCGAAGATCGCCGGACAGGACAGAAAAGTTTTCCCCGATAAGGCGGCTATGGAAAAGTATCTGAATGGGCGTATCAAAGCATACGACCGCCTGTTTACGGAAATCTCCCCGCCTATCCCGCAGGAGTACGCCGAGTATTTCAAAGTAAACGGGCAGCTCATGCCGGACTACACCATAGAGGGCGAGGAACCCCCGCAGCAGCAACAGGCGGCAGCTATCCCCGAAGCTACCGTACAGGAAAAGGAGCGTGAACACATGGACGGACAGTTTTCAATTATGATAGGCAACCGCAGCCGCTTTGAAGCGGGCGACCCCAGCGGCTATTGGCTGGATATGCCCGCCACAAAGGAGCAGTTACATGAAGCTATGCAGAGCGTCGGTATTACCGCCGACAACCCGCAGGATTTTTCCATTCGCGGCTATTCCGACGACCCGGAAAAACATATTGCCTTGCCTTATGAAATGGTATGCGCCGCCGACGTGGACGAACTCAATTTTCTTGCGGCGCGGCTGGAACAGCTTGACCCCGCCGAGGTTGGCAAGCTGAACGCAGCTTTGCAGCAGAAAAACGGGCTTGCAAATATCGGACAGGTGATCGACTTCACCTACAACGTGGATTTTTACGTCCATATCCCCGAAGTACATACCCACCGCGATTTAGGCGACTACTACTTAAATCAATCCGGCATGGTACAAATGCCCGAAGAATGGAAAGGCGGCATTGACCTTACTACTTTCGGCAGGAACGCCGCCGCACAGGAAAAGGGCGCGTTTACCGAATACGGCTATATTGTGGAAAGCGGCGACGAGTGGGAACGGCAGTTTGAGGGGCGCGAAGTGCCGGAAGAATACAAGATTATGAGTTACCCGCAGCCGGAGCGCGGCGAACAGGACAAAGCCTTTATGGACGCAGCCGAAACGCAGCAAGCAGCCGGACAGACCGACGAGCCGCAGCAGCCCCGCCCCGTCGTCCCCATTATCCTTACTTCTGAAAAGCCCGGCGACAAGGTAAAGGAAATCACCGCCCGTTTGGAACAGGGCGTACAGGCGATTTTTGACAGCGACCGCTACAAAGAGTTTCTAACCGCTATGTCAAAGTTCCATGATTACAGTCTGAACAATACGATTTTGATTGCCATGCAAGGCGGCAATTTGGTAATGGGCTTCCGTCAATGGGAAAAGGAGTTTGACCGCCATGTAAAGAAAGGCGAGAAAGGCATTAAAATCTTTGCCCCCGCCCCCTACAAGGTGAAAAAGCTGGTTGACAAAATCGACCCCGAAACGAGAAAGCCCATGCTTGACCGCGAGGGAAAAGCGATTAAGGAAGAAAAGGAAATCACCGTTCCCGCCTTTAAGGTTATAACCGTCTTTGATATTTCACAGACCGAGGGCAAGGAGTTTCCCGACCTTTCCGTTAAACCGCTGCTTGCCGATGTGGAGCAGTACGAGGACTTTTTCGCAGCCCTTGAAAAAGCGTCCCCCGTCCCGATTGCCTTTGAACAGATTACAAACGGCGCAAATGGGTATTTCAGTCTAACCGACAAGCGTATTGCAATCAAAGAGGGCGTGAGCGAATTACAGGCGGTAAAGACCGCCATTCACGAAATCGCCCATGCGAAGCTGCACGACGTAGACTTGAACGCCCCGCCGGAGCAGCAAAACCGCGTTGACCGCCATACCCGCGAGGTAGAAGCGGAAAGCGTCGCTTACACCGTCTGCCAGCACTTTGGCCTTGATACTTCCGATTACTCTTTCGGCTATGTGGCGGGTTGGAGCAGCGGCAAGGAAATGACCGAGTTAAAAGCGTCCCTTGAAACGATACAGGCCACCGCAAAGGAACTCATTACCGAGATTGAGGGGCATTTTACCGAGTTGCAGCAGCAGCGGCAAGCCGAGCAGGAACAGGGCGACACCTTTTCCATTTTTCAGTTAAAGCGCGGGGACGAAACAAGGGACTTGCGCTTTGAGCCTTACGACCGTCTGCAAGCGACGGGGCATACCGTTGACCGGGCAAATTATGAACTCGTCTATACCGCGCCGCTTACAAAAGATATGACGCTGGGCGGCATTTGGGAAAAGTTTAATATCGACCACCCCGCCGATTTCAAGGGGCATAGCCTTTCCGTTTCGGACATTGTCGTGCTTCATCAGAACGGCGAGGACACCGCCCACTATGTAGACAGTATCGGTTTTCAGCAAGTGCCGGAGTTTTTGCAGGAGCAGCAGACCCCCATATTTGACAAGCTGCCACCCGAACAGCAGCAAGCCCTATCCGACACCGTAAAAGACACCTTGCAAATACTGGTTGACGCAGACAAGCGGATTTATGGCGACGTTACGGGTAAGACCCTTGAAGCAATCGCGGCGCAAGGGTATTCCTATAAGGACGGGCAGCTTGAAAAGCAGCAGCCGGAAGCGACCCCCGAAAGCCTTATGACGGGTGAAACCGTCAGAACGCCGAGGGGCAATTTTCATATTACCGATATGAGCCGGGAGCAGATCGAAGCGGCGGGCTTTGGTTTTCACCATGCGTCGGAGGATGGGAAGTATCTCATTATGGGGAACAGCACACAGGCATTTGCCATAGCCGCCGAGCAGCCGCAGCGGGATAATCCCTTAAAGCACGTCGAGGACACCATAGAGCAGAACGACAACAATTTTGACGGGCTTATCAATAACACGCCGCAAGCCCCCACCGTCGCAGATTTGGAGCAGCGGGCAAAGGCGGGGGAAGCGATTTCCGTTACCGACCTTGCGAAAGCGGTAAAGGCCGAGAAACGGGAGCAGCCGCAGAAAAAGCCCTCTATTCTGAAAAAGCTGGACGAGTATAAGAAACAGGCGGCGCAGCAGCCGAAAGATAAGCAGAAAGAACATAAAAAGGATTTGGAGGTTTGA
- a CDS encoding transposon-transfer assisting family protein, translating to MNIRFTIEEENIIAIYAEDSRERTIDNINSAMPYMDEDIRQLAAAAVSKLQAMTDSEFSEREFILTDEE from the coding sequence ATGAATATCCGCTTTACCATAGAGGAAGAAAACATAATTGCGATTTACGCCGAGGACAGCCGGGAAAGGACGATTGATAATATCAACTCTGCCATGCCCTATATGGACGAGGATATACGCCAGCTTGCCGCCGCAGCGGTGAGCAAGCTGCAAGCCATGACGGACAGCGAGTTTTCCGAACGGGAGTTTATCTTGACCGACGAGGAATAG
- a CDS encoding BRO family protein — protein sequence MDNDKLQLFENKAIRTAWDEEKEEWYFSVVDVVAVLTDSPNPNNYWKVLKKRLKDEGNQSVTSCNQLKLKSHKDGKRYLTDVATTEQLLRIIQSIPSPKAEPFKLWLAEVGRERIEETIDPEQAIDRALETYLKKGYTREWINQRLQAIQVRKELTDEWQDRGVKKGVEYAILTDEITRAWSGMTTRQYKKLKGLKKENLRDNMSTTEIILNMLAETSTKDISQASKPETFEENIEVARRGGNVAGIAKQALEAETGKPVITSQNAAQLNAVVTGMIEGVVDAEKKKDETDE from the coding sequence ATGGATAACGACAAATTGCAGCTTTTTGAAAACAAAGCAATCAGAACGGCATGGGACGAGGAAAAGGAAGAATGGTATTTTTCCGTCGTTGATGTTGTCGCGGTTTTGACCGACAGCCCAAATCCAAATAACTATTGGAAAGTCTTAAAAAAGCGGCTGAAAGACGAGGGAAATCAGTCGGTTACATCTTGTAACCAACTGAAATTGAAATCGCACAAGGACGGGAAACGCTATTTGACCGACGTTGCGACAACGGAACAGCTTTTGCGTATCATTCAGTCTATCCCCTCACCGAAAGCAGAGCCGTTTAAGCTGTGGCTTGCAGAAGTCGGGCGGGAACGGATAGAAGAAACCATAGACCCGGAACAGGCCATTGACCGCGCCCTTGAAACTTACTTGAAAAAGGGATATACCCGCGAATGGATTAACCAGCGGTTACAGGCAATCCAAGTGCGGAAAGAATTAACCGACGAATGGCAAGACCGGGGCGTGAAAAAGGGCGTTGAATATGCGATACTCACCGACGAGATCACCCGCGCATGGTCGGGAATGACGACGCGGCAATACAAAAAGCTGAAAGGCTTAAAAAAAGAAAATCTGCGGGATAACATGAGTACAACGGAAATCATCTTAAATATGCTCGCGGAAACCTCTACAAAAGATATTTCCCAAGCGTCCAAGCCGGAAACCTTTGAAGAAAACATAGAGGTTGCCCGTCGCGGCGGGAATGTCGCCGGGATTGCAAAACAAGCCCTTGAAGCGGAAACGGGCAAGCCCGTTATCACTTCCCAAAACGCGGCGCAATTAAACGCCGTTGTAACGGGCATGATTGAGGGCGTTGTGGACGCGGAAAAGAAGAAAGACGAAACGGACGAATAA
- a CDS encoding relaxase/mobilization nuclease domain-containing protein gives MAVTKTHPIKSTLKAAIDYILNPEKTDGKLLASSFGCGLETADIEFAWTREAAGDRGTHLGRHLIQSFAVGETTPEEAHKIGMELAKEILGGKYEFVLTTHVDKNHLHNHLIFNAVSFVDYKKYHSNKQSYHFIRRTSDRICKEHGLSVVVPGQDKGKSYAEYTAEKQGTSYKAKLKTAIDTLIPQVKDFDELLRRLQEMGYEIKQGKYISFRAAGQERFTRAKTLGAAYTEEAIKERIKGVYIAKSKPLREDRKIRLVVDIENSIKAQQSAGYERWAKIHNLKQAAKSMNFLTENKIEYYSDLESKIADIMTAHDTAAKAVKEVEQRMSDLSLIIKHTTTYRQLKPIYEEYKKSRDKEKYLRGHESEIILFEAAAKALKEMQIKKLPDLAALRKEYSGLNDRKSKLYEDYRQAKKQMQEYGIVKKNVDSILYPSQSKAREQER, from the coding sequence ATGGCGGTTACAAAGACGCACCCTATTAAATCAACCTTAAAGGCTGCGATAGACTATATCTTAAATCCCGAAAAGACAGACGGGAAGCTGCTTGCGTCCTCTTTCGGCTGCGGGCTGGAAACCGCCGATATAGAGTTTGCATGGACGCGGGAAGCTGCCGGAGATCGCGGCACCCATTTAGGGCGGCACTTGATACAATCCTTTGCGGTGGGCGAAACCACGCCGGAAGAAGCGCACAAAATCGGCATGGAACTTGCCAAAGAGATTTTAGGCGGCAAGTATGAGTTTGTTTTGACAACCCATGTCGATAAAAACCACTTGCACAATCATCTGATTTTTAATGCGGTCAGCTTCGTTGACTACAAAAAGTACCATTCCAACAAGCAAAGCTATCACTTTATCCGGCGCACCAGCGACAGGATATGTAAAGAGCATGGGCTATCCGTCGTCGTGCCGGGACAGGACAAGGGAAAAAGCTATGCGGAATATACCGCCGAAAAGCAAGGTACAAGCTACAAAGCCAAATTGAAAACGGCAATAGACACCCTCATTCCCCAAGTGAAAGATTTTGACGAACTGCTGCGCCGTTTGCAGGAAATGGGGTATGAAATCAAACAGGGCAAATATATTTCTTTCCGCGCCGCCGGACAGGAACGGTTTACCCGCGCAAAGACGCTGGGCGCGGCCTATACGGAAGAAGCGATAAAGGAGCGTATCAAGGGCGTATATATCGCCAAGTCAAAACCGCTGCGGGAAGATAGGAAAATCCGGCTTGTCGTCGATATTGAAAACAGCATTAAAGCCCAACAGTCGGCGGGCTATGAACGGTGGGCGAAAATCCATAATCTGAAACAGGCCGCAAAAAGCATGAACTTCTTGACCGAAAACAAGATTGAGTATTACAGCGACCTTGAAAGCAAAATCGCGGATATTATGACCGCCCATGACACGGCGGCAAAGGCGGTTAAGGAAGTAGAGCAGCGTATGTCCGATTTGTCGCTGATTATCAAGCACACCACCACATACCGACAGTTGAAACCGATTTACGAGGAATACAAGAAGTCGCGGGACAAGGAAAAGTATCTGCGGGGGCATGAAAGCGAAATTATCCTGTTTGAAGCTGCGGCAAAGGCATTAAAGGAAATGCAGATAAAGAAGCTGCCCGATCTCGCCGCGCTGCGCAAGGAGTACAGCGGCCTAAACGACAGGAAAAGCAAATTGTATGAGGATTACCGCCAAGCGAAAAAGCAAATGCAGGAGTACGGTATTGTCAAAAAGAACGTGGATAGTATTCTTTACCCGTCCCAAAGCAAGGCGCGGGAGCAGGAGCGATAA
- a CDS encoding plasmid mobilization protein has translation MENRKRNIQMKFYVTEEEKRLIDEKMKQLPIRQYGAYLRKMAIDGYILVIDRSDTKAYIRELQAMSRNINQIAKRANATGTVYRQDIEDIKKAVDEIWRLQRRTLLNQP, from the coding sequence ATGGAAAACCGAAAGAGAAACATACAGATGAAGTTTTACGTTACGGAAGAAGAAAAGCGGTTGATTGACGAGAAAATGAAGCAGCTACCAATCCGGCAATACGGCGCATACCTCCGCAAAATGGCGATAGACGGATATATCCTTGTCATTGACCGAAGCGACACAAAAGCATATATCCGGGAACTGCAAGCGATGAGCCGGAACATCAACCAGATTGCCAAACGCGCCAATGCGACGGGGACGGTTTACAGGCAGGATATAGAGGACATTAAAAAGGCGGTGGACGAGATATGGCGGTTACAAAGACGCACCCTATTAAATCAACCTTAA
- a CDS encoding helix-turn-helix transcriptional regulator yields the protein MAKRPVPLYDFKAFGAAIKAARKEYGESRKKVSDELYISPRYLANIENKGQQPSLQVFYDLVTRYHISVDQFFFPNSDAEKSTNRRQLDALLDGMSDKGIRIVTATAKEITEVEKTEG from the coding sequence ATGGCGAAAAGACCTGTACCGTTATACGATTTTAAGGCTTTCGGGGCAGCCATAAAAGCCGCGAGAAAAGAATACGGCGAGAGCCGGAAAAAGGTAAGCGACGAGTTATATATTTCCCCGCGCTACCTTGCGAATATCGAAAACAAGGGACAACAGCCAAGTTTACAGGTGTTTTATGACCTTGTAACCCGGTATCATATTTCGGTAGATCAATTTTTCTTCCCGAACAGCGACGCGGAAAAATCCACCAACCGGCGACAGCTTGACGCGCTGCTGGACGGTATGAGCGATAAAGGCATACGGATTGTAACCGCAACGGCAAAGGAAATTACGGAAGTTGAAAAGACAGAGGGCTAA
- a CDS encoding helix-turn-helix domain-containing protein encodes MKYMSCAEAGAKWGISERRVQKLCESNRIPGAVKFSRVWLIPKDAEKPVDGRRK; translated from the coding sequence ATGAAATATATGTCATGTGCGGAAGCAGGGGCAAAATGGGGCATTTCCGAAAGGCGGGTACAGAAACTTTGTGAGAGCAACCGCATACCCGGAGCGGTGAAGTTTAGCCGCGTTTGGTTGATACCAAAAGACGCGGAAAAGCCCGTTGACGGGAGAAGAAAATAA